Proteins encoded by one window of Chryseobacterium foetidum:
- a CDS encoding Na+/H+ antiporter: protein MHHNLLLILFLLFAVMMLVLLAKKIKIAYPIFLVIAGLGISFIPGIPVLKLDPDIIFLLFLPPLLYEAAWYTSWKDFWKWKRPISLLAFGLVFFTSLIVAYISTSMIPGFTLALGFLLGGIVSPPDAVAAATVMKGLKIPKRLLTILEGESLVNDAASLIVFRFALAAVLTGTFSMQEATGQFFLVAGMGVVVGIIGGNIMYAIHRFLPTSPAIDAALTVMTPYILFLAAEQFHFSGVMAVVTGGLFISWRSHEIFKTGSTRLNMLGVWTTMIFVMNALVFILIGLELPEIVQGLGKHLVFQGLKYGILISLIVIVLRFLWVYPIAHIPRFLFRSIRENEPSPGWKGSLITSYAGMRGVVSLATALSIPIYLDENGTLFPERNMIIFITFVVIFITLVFQGLTLPLIIKWINIGEIDSTIPEDQQRKRIQIRLDELGLNYISEKYPQEISDNELIEFYKNSLQNEIVNNQKSFDSVECRDTKKEEVEEYHHMLLEIHALQRKELFKMRKHKEFEDSEIRKAELQLDLNDLKVTGSEH, encoded by the coding sequence ATGCATCACAATTTACTCCTCATTCTCTTCCTTCTTTTTGCCGTAATGATGCTCGTTTTACTGGCTAAAAAGATAAAAATTGCTTATCCGATATTTTTAGTTATTGCAGGTTTGGGAATAAGTTTTATTCCGGGAATTCCTGTCTTGAAACTTGATCCCGATATTATTTTTCTTCTTTTTCTGCCACCACTTTTGTACGAAGCTGCGTGGTACACATCGTGGAAAGACTTTTGGAAATGGAAAAGACCTATCAGCCTTTTAGCGTTTGGCTTGGTGTTTTTTACATCGCTTATCGTGGCCTATATTTCTACATCGATGATTCCGGGATTTACACTGGCACTTGGATTTTTGTTAGGTGGAATTGTATCTCCGCCGGATGCTGTAGCAGCTGCAACTGTGATGAAAGGTCTTAAAATTCCGAAAAGATTACTGACGATTTTGGAAGGTGAAAGTCTGGTAAATGATGCTGCATCATTGATTGTTTTTAGATTTGCTTTGGCGGCAGTTCTCACGGGAACTTTTTCCATGCAGGAAGCTACCGGACAGTTTTTTCTTGTTGCAGGAATGGGCGTTGTAGTCGGAATTATTGGCGGAAATATTATGTATGCCATTCATCGGTTTTTACCCACAAGTCCGGCTATTGACGCGGCTTTGACGGTGATGACGCCTTATATTTTGTTTCTTGCCGCAGAACAGTTTCACTTCTCGGGAGTAATGGCTGTGGTAACTGGAGGATTGTTTATTTCATGGCGTTCGCACGAAATTTTCAAAACGGGAAGCACGAGATTGAATATGCTCGGCGTGTGGACAACCATGATTTTTGTAATGAATGCTTTGGTTTTCATTTTAATAGGACTTGAACTTCCGGAGATCGTTCAGGGTTTGGGTAAACACTTGGTTTTTCAGGGATTAAAATATGGAATTCTCATCAGCTTGATTGTCATTGTTTTAAGATTTTTGTGGGTGTATCCCATTGCTCATATCCCACGGTTTTTGTTTAGAAGTATCAGAGAAAACGAGCCAAGTCCGGGCTGGAAAGGTTCACTGATAACGAGTTACGCAGGAATGCGGGGCGTGGTTTCTCTGGCAACTGCGTTATCAATTCCGATCTATCTGGATGAAAACGGAACTTTGTTTCCGGAGCGGAATATGATTATTTTCATCACGTTTGTGGTTATCTTTATCACTCTGGTTTTTCAGGGACTTACGCTTCCATTGATTATTAAATGGATTAATATTGGTGAAATCGACAGCACAATTCCTGAAGATCAGCAGCGAAAAAGAATTCAGATTCGTCTGGATGAGTTGGGTCTGAATTACATCAGTGAAAAATATCCGCAGGAAATTTCTGATAACGAGCTGATTGAATTTTATAAAAACAGTCTTCAAAATGAAATTGTAAACAACCAGAAAAGTTTTGATTCCGTAGAATGTCGGGACACCAAAAAGGAAGAGGTAGAGGAGTATCACCACATGCTTTTGGAAATTCATGCACTTCAGCGCAAGGAATTATTTAAAATGAGAAAGCACAAAGAATTTGAAGATTCCGAAATCAGAAAAGCTGAACTGCAACTGGATCTGAATGACCTCAAAGTGACAGGATCGGAACATTAA
- a CDS encoding 3-hydroxyacyl-CoA dehydrogenase/enoyl-CoA hydratase family protein: MKRRIKHVTVLGSGIMGSGIAAHFANIGVQVSLLDIVPFELNEAEQKKGLTKEDKAVRNRIASENFEKLKKSSPALLYSPKFAERIKVGNFDDDLPKIKDTDWIIEVVVEKLDIKKSVYEKIEQFRKAGTLVSSNTSGIPINMLVEGRSDDFKKYFAGTHFFNPVRYLPLLEVIPTKETDPEIAKFYMEYGAKFLGKTTVLAKDTPAFIANRIGVFSMMDLLHNVQKLGLNVSDVDKLTGPIIGRPKSATFRTADVVGLDTLVMVANGVRQSGAEANDFNNVFALPEYIQKMVDNKWLGSKTEQGFYKKVKGKDGKSEIHGLNLDTLEYELQGKSSFPTLELTKNIDKPIDRFKVLIGGKDKAGELYRKSLGALFAYVSHKVPEISDEVYKIDDAMRAGFGWENGPFEIWDSVGVQKGIELAKEAGYEVSDWVKNVESFYKVNDDGQSIFFDKNSGNYNNIPGQESFIILDNIRKNKTLWSNSGSSIEDLGDGIINFEIRSKMNSLGGEVLDGLNRAIDLAEKEYDGLVIGNQGTNFSVGANLAMILMMAIEQDWDDLNMAIAYFQKSMMRVRYSSIPVVVAPHGMTLGGGCEMTMHADRVVAAAETYIGLVETGVGVIPGGGGTKEFALRTSREFHSDDVKNNRLREAFMNIAMGKVATSAYEAYDMGILEKGKDIVVVDKRTQIMTAKMMAKSLAEHGYTQPIEQTVKVLGKDALGMFYVGTDQMLTGNFISEHDKKIADKLANVLVGGNLSEPTVVTEQYLLNLERETFLQLCGERKTLERIQFMLQKGKPLRN; encoded by the coding sequence ATGAAAAGACGAATCAAACACGTAACGGTTCTCGGTTCAGGAATTATGGGAAGCGGTATAGCTGCGCACTTTGCCAACATCGGCGTGCAGGTTTCACTGCTCGATATTGTTCCGTTTGAGCTGAACGAAGCCGAGCAGAAAAAAGGTTTGACCAAAGAAGACAAAGCCGTTCGCAACAGAATTGCTTCAGAAAACTTTGAAAAACTGAAGAAATCAAGTCCAGCACTACTCTATTCTCCGAAATTTGCGGAAAGAATTAAGGTCGGAAATTTCGATGACGATTTACCAAAAATCAAAGACACAGACTGGATTATTGAAGTTGTCGTTGAAAAACTCGACATCAAAAAATCGGTTTACGAAAAAATCGAACAGTTCAGAAAAGCCGGAACTTTAGTTTCGTCCAATACTTCAGGAATTCCAATCAATATGTTGGTGGAAGGACGAAGCGATGATTTTAAAAAATATTTTGCGGGAACGCACTTTTTCAATCCTGTAAGATATTTACCGCTTCTTGAAGTCATTCCAACTAAAGAAACAGACCCAGAAATCGCGAAATTCTACATGGAATACGGTGCAAAATTCTTAGGAAAGACAACCGTTTTAGCAAAAGATACACCCGCGTTTATTGCCAACAGAATCGGCGTTTTCTCGATGATGGATTTGCTTCATAATGTTCAGAAATTAGGTTTAAATGTTTCTGATGTTGATAAATTGACGGGTCCAATTATTGGTCGACCAAAGTCTGCAACTTTCAGAACAGCCGATGTGGTTGGTTTGGATACTTTGGTGATGGTGGCCAACGGAGTTCGTCAAAGCGGTGCTGAAGCGAATGATTTCAACAATGTTTTCGCCCTTCCTGAGTACATTCAGAAAATGGTAGACAACAAATGGTTGGGTTCAAAAACAGAACAAGGTTTCTATAAAAAAGTGAAAGGTAAGGACGGAAAATCTGAAATTCACGGATTAAATCTCGACACTTTAGAATACGAACTTCAGGGAAAATCTTCTTTCCCGACTTTAGAATTAACTAAAAATATCGACAAACCAATTGACCGTTTCAAAGTTTTAATTGGTGGAAAAGACAAAGCTGGAGAGCTTTACAGAAAATCTTTGGGCGCATTGTTCGCTTACGTTTCTCACAAAGTTCCTGAAATTTCTGACGAAGTTTACAAAATCGACGATGCGATGAGAGCAGGTTTCGGTTGGGAAAACGGACCTTTCGAAATTTGGGATTCTGTTGGAGTTCAAAAAGGAATTGAACTGGCGAAAGAAGCGGGTTATGAAGTTTCTGATTGGGTAAAAAACGTTGAATCATTCTACAAAGTCAACGACGACGGACAAAGCATTTTCTTCGATAAAAACTCAGGAAATTACAATAATATTCCAGGTCAGGAATCATTTATCATTTTAGATAATATCAGAAAAAACAAAACGCTTTGGAGCAATTCAGGTTCTTCTATTGAAGATTTGGGCGACGGAATTATCAATTTTGAAATCCGTTCCAAGATGAATTCTCTAGGCGGCGAAGTTCTGGATGGATTAAACCGAGCCATTGATTTAGCTGAAAAAGAATACGACGGTTTAGTGATTGGAAATCAAGGCACGAATTTCTCTGTCGGAGCCAATTTAGCGATGATATTAATGATGGCAATCGAGCAAGATTGGGATGATTTGAATATGGCGATTGCATATTTCCAAAAATCGATGATGCGAGTTCGTTATTCCTCAATTCCTGTCGTAGTCGCTCCTCACGGAATGACTTTAGGCGGTGGTTGCGAAATGACGATGCACGCCGACCGAGTAGTCGCAGCTGCAGAAACCTACATCGGATTGGTTGAAACCGGAGTCGGCGTCATTCCTGGTGGTGGCGGAACAAAAGAATTTGCTTTGAGAACTTCAAGAGAATTCCACAGTGATGATGTGAAAAACAACCGTCTCCGTGAGGCTTTCATGAATATCGCAATGGGAAAAGTCGCCACTTCAGCCTACGAGGCTTACGACATGGGAATTCTTGAAAAAGGAAAAGACATCGTGGTCGTTGATAAAAGAACGCAGATTATGACCGCAAAAATGATGGCTAAAAGTCTGGCAGAACACGGCTATACTCAACCCATCGAGCAAACTGTAAAAGTTCTTGGAAAAGATGCTTTGGGCATGTTCTACGTGGGAACTGACCAAATGTTAACCGGAAATTTCATTTCCGAGCATGATAAGAAAATAGCAGATAAACTAGCGAATGTTCTGGTAGGCGGAAATCTTTCTGAACCAACAGTTGTTACCGAACAGTATTTATTGAATCTTGAGAGAGAAACTTTTTTACAGCTTTGTGGAGAGAGAAAAACTTTGGAGAGAATTCAGTTTATGTTGCAGAAAGGAAAGCCGTTGAGAAATTAA
- a CDS encoding phosphohydrolase — MTKEELLHRAIKIADKAHRGQKDKYHAPYIAHVMRVMEYGKTMDEKIVGVLHDVVEDHPEEFSFEYLREEGFPEYILFAINCLTKYDPEENYDDFVKRTERSPLAVAVKLNDLRDNMDLRRVNRELTQKDIHRFNKYLKAYRYLSEKY; from the coding sequence ATGACCAAAGAAGAATTACTGCATCGGGCCATTAAAATTGCAGACAAAGCTCACCGTGGCCAAAAAGATAAATACCACGCTCCTTACATTGCGCATGTTATGCGTGTAATGGAGTACGGAAAGACGATGGATGAAAAAATTGTGGGCGTGCTGCACGACGTGGTGGAAGATCATCCTGAAGAATTCAGTTTTGAATATTTAAGAGAGGAAGGATTTCCTGAATACATACTTTTTGCAATAAACTGCCTCACCAAATACGATCCGGAAGAAAATTATGACGATTTTGTAAAACGTACCGAGCGTTCTCCCCTTGCTGTTGCTGTAAAACTGAACGATCTGCGTGATAATATGGATTTGAGAAGGGTCAACAGAGAATTGACGCAAAAAGATATTCACCGTTTCAATAAATACCTGAAGGCTTACAGGTACCTTTCCGAGAAATATTAA
- a CDS encoding four helix bundle protein, whose translation MHNFRQLEVWKKSIKLCKTYYFFSKEFPKDELFGLTSQSRRSLYSIPSNIAEGAGRDTKAQFSHFLNIALGSSFEFETQIIIANECEFFPQEKFEIVLTEIQHIQNMIIKLKQVYSS comes from the coding sequence ATGCACAATTTCAGACAATTAGAAGTTTGGAAAAAATCTATTAAACTCTGTAAAACGTATTATTTCTTTTCAAAAGAATTTCCGAAAGATGAATTATTTGGTCTCACATCTCAATCTAGAAGATCATTGTATTCGATTCCATCGAATATCGCTGAAGGAGCCGGCAGAGATACAAAAGCTCAGTTTTCACATTTCTTAAATATAGCTTTAGGATCTTCTTTTGAGTTCGAAACACAGATAATTATTGCAAATGAATGTGAATTTTTTCCACAGGAAAAATTCGAAATTGTTCTTACTGAGATTCAACATATACAAAATATGATTATTAAACTGAAACAAGTTTATTCAAGTTAA
- a CDS encoding bestrophin family protein, with protein sequence MNAGRKFTPKEFILWTRRTIYKVFILAAIPTLFYYLGAEYLSLPWQPIAILGTAVAFIVGFKNNASYGRLWEARQIYGAIINDSRAFGYTLRDALQGNNEEIKTIFYRHFAWLTALRFQLREPRTWENMEQKSNLEYLSVYDIPERNSTIENELKPLLSSSEYEYVLTKKNRATQLSALQSKDLAELYKNGKLNDFQWTFLQQSLSKFTDHQGKAERIKNFPYPRNFSSITTYLLFLFVISVPFGLLNEFAKLGQGTVLEGYSVWLNLPFSMILMWVFITLDTVGESSMNPFEGSANDVPITQISRTIEIDMRDMLDEEFLPSAITPKNNIVL encoded by the coding sequence ATGAACGCAGGAAGAAAATTTACACCGAAAGAATTCATTCTCTGGACACGCAGAACCATTTACAAAGTCTTTATTTTAGCCGCTATTCCAACCTTATTTTATTATTTGGGAGCAGAATATCTTTCGCTTCCATGGCAGCCGATTGCTATTTTGGGAACGGCGGTGGCATTTATTGTTGGTTTTAAGAACAATGCAAGCTACGGCAGACTTTGGGAAGCAAGGCAGATTTACGGTGCGATCATTAATGACAGCAGAGCTTTCGGGTATACTTTGAGGGACGCATTGCAGGGAAATAATGAGGAGATAAAAACTATATTTTACCGTCATTTTGCATGGCTTACGGCACTGCGTTTTCAACTCAGAGAGCCGAGAACATGGGAAAATATGGAACAGAAATCGAATCTGGAATATTTGTCGGTTTACGACATTCCGGAACGTAATTCTACGATTGAAAATGAATTAAAACCGTTATTGTCATCCTCTGAATACGAGTATGTTTTGACCAAGAAAAACCGTGCAACTCAGCTTTCGGCTTTGCAGTCGAAAGATTTGGCTGAACTTTACAAAAACGGGAAACTGAATGATTTTCAATGGACTTTTCTTCAGCAATCTTTATCAAAATTTACAGACCATCAGGGAAAAGCGGAAAGGATTAAAAATTTCCCATACCCGAGAAACTTCTCTTCAATTACAACTTATCTGCTTTTTCTTTTTGTGATTTCCGTGCCTTTTGGTTTGCTTAATGAGTTTGCAAAACTCGGTCAGGGAACTGTTTTGGAAGGCTATTCTGTTTGGTTAAATCTTCCGTTTTCTATGATTCTGATGTGGGTTTTCATCACGCTGGATACAGTAGGAGAGAGCTCGATGAATCCTTTTGAAGGCAGCGCCAATGATGTTCCAATCACGCAAATTAGCAGAACGATTGAGATTGATATGCGTGATATGTTGGATGAGGAATTTCTGCCGTCAGCGATTACGCCGAAGAATAATATTGTTTTGTAG
- a CDS encoding acyl-CoA dehydrogenase family protein codes for MSNLKGGEFLIREIPANEIFSLEELSEEQKMLRDSAKEFIDREVIPHHERFEKKDYALTEETMRKLGEMGLLGITVPEEYGGLGMGFVSTMLACDYVSGGNGSLATAYGAHTGIGTLPTLLYGSEELKQKYLPDLATGTKFGAYCLTEPDAGSDANSGKTRAKLSEDGKHYIINGQKMWISNAGFADTFTLFAKIDDDKNITGFVINRSELENPESLTFGEEEHKLGIRSSSTRQVFFNDMKIPVENMLGERNNGFKIALNALNVGRIKLAAANLDGQRRILNHSIQYSNERKQFGVYISTFGAIRKKIAEMATGVFVSEAGSYRLAKNVEDKIAELVAGGMDHQQAELKGVEEFAVEASILKVYVSDLTQNTADEGIQIYGGMGFSEDTPMEAAWRDARIGRIYEGTNEINRLLAVGMLIKRAMKGELDLLSPAMAISKELMGIPSFEVPDYSELMSEEKAIIANLKKVFLMVSGAALQKFMMDIEKQQHLLLNASEILNQIYMAESTILRAEKHFAADSVEVAMAQLNLYKAVEKIIVAAKEGIISFAEGDEQRMMLSGLRRFTKYTNNPNVVALTEKVAAHYIGKGHY; via the coding sequence ATGTCAAATTTAAAAGGCGGAGAATTTCTTATCAGAGAGATTCCTGCAAATGAAATTTTCAGTTTGGAAGAACTGAGTGAAGAGCAAAAAATGCTTCGTGATTCTGCGAAAGAATTTATCGACAGAGAAGTAATTCCGCATCATGAGCGTTTTGAGAAAAAAGATTATGCCTTAACGGAGGAAACTATGCGTAAGCTCGGCGAAATGGGACTTTTAGGAATTACAGTTCCTGAAGAATACGGTGGCTTGGGAATGGGATTTGTGAGCACGATGTTGGCTTGTGACTATGTTTCGGGTGGAAATGGTTCACTGGCGACGGCCTATGGAGCGCATACCGGAATCGGGACGCTTCCTACCCTACTTTATGGAAGTGAGGAACTGAAACAGAAATATCTTCCGGATCTGGCAACGGGAACAAAATTCGGAGCATATTGCCTGACTGAGCCTGATGCCGGTTCTGATGCGAATTCAGGGAAAACAAGAGCAAAACTGTCTGAGGACGGAAAACATTACATCATCAACGGACAAAAAATGTGGATTTCTAACGCCGGTTTTGCAGACACGTTCACTTTATTTGCCAAAATTGATGATGATAAAAATATTACTGGTTTTGTAATCAACCGATCTGAACTTGAGAACCCTGAAAGTTTGACGTTTGGTGAAGAAGAGCACAAATTGGGAATTCGCTCATCGTCTACCCGTCAGGTTTTCTTTAATGATATGAAAATTCCTGTTGAGAATATGCTTGGCGAAAGAAACAATGGTTTCAAAATCGCTTTGAATGCGCTGAATGTTGGCAGAATTAAATTGGCTGCCGCAAACCTTGACGGACAGAGAAGAATTTTAAATCACTCGATTCAATATTCTAATGAGAGAAAGCAGTTTGGCGTTTATATTTCAACTTTTGGAGCGATCAGAAAGAAAATTGCTGAAATGGCAACGGGAGTTTTTGTAAGTGAAGCAGGTTCGTACCGTTTGGCAAAAAATGTGGAAGATAAAATCGCAGAATTGGTTGCTGGTGGCATGGATCATCAGCAAGCTGAACTGAAAGGTGTTGAGGAATTTGCAGTGGAAGCTTCTATTTTGAAAGTTTATGTTTCAGACTTAACTCAAAATACCGCAGACGAAGGAATTCAGATCTATGGTGGAATGGGCTTTTCTGAAGATACACCGATGGAAGCTGCATGGAGAGACGCAAGAATCGGCAGAATCTACGAAGGAACCAACGAAATCAACAGGCTTTTGGCTGTCGGAATGTTGATCAAAAGAGCCATGAAAGGTGAATTAGACTTACTTTCTCCGGCAATGGCAATTTCAAAAGAATTGATGGGAATTCCGTCTTTTGAAGTTCCGGATTATTCTGAATTGATGAGTGAAGAAAAAGCAATTATTGCTAATCTGAAGAAAGTTTTCCTGATGGTTTCGGGAGCTGCGCTTCAGAAGTTCATGATGGATATTGAGAAACAGCAACATTTACTGTTGAATGCTTCAGAAATTTTAAATCAAATCTACATGGCGGAATCTACAATTTTGAGAGCTGAAAAACATTTCGCTGCCGATTCTGTTGAAGTTGCAATGGCTCAATTAAACCTTTACAAAGCTGTAGAAAAAATTATCGTTGCCGCCAAGGAAGGAATTATTTCTTTCGCAGAAGGCGACGAGCAGAGAATGATGCTTTCAGGATTAAGAAGATTTACAAAATACACCAATAACCCGAATGTTGTGGCTTTGACTGAGAAGGTTGCGGCGCATTATATTGGGAAAGGGCACTATTAA
- a CDS encoding SDR family oxidoreductase, translating to MSRNDLNGKTVLIAGGAKNLGGLLSRNFAQKGAKVAIHYNSDSTKADAEKTLAEITNAGGEAFIFQADLTKVENISKLFEATKQKFGGIDIAINTVGMVLKKPFLETTEADYDTMFDINSKVAYFFIQEAGKHLNENGKINTIVTSLLAAYTGLYSTYAGAKAPVEHFTRMASKEFGEKGISVSAVAPGPMDTPFFYGQEAPEAVAYHKSASALGGLTDIKDIAPLVEFLVTDGWWITGQTIFANGGYTTR from the coding sequence ATGTCAAGAAACGATTTAAACGGAAAAACAGTATTAATTGCAGGTGGAGCAAAAAATTTAGGTGGACTTCTAAGCCGTAATTTTGCCCAGAAAGGTGCAAAAGTAGCCATTCATTACAACAGCGACAGTACAAAAGCAGATGCCGAAAAAACTTTAGCGGAAATCACAAACGCAGGTGGAGAAGCCTTTATTTTTCAGGCAGATCTAACTAAAGTTGAAAATATTTCAAAACTTTTTGAAGCCACAAAACAAAAATTCGGAGGCATCGATATCGCCATCAACACAGTTGGAATGGTCTTGAAAAAACCTTTCCTGGAAACTACAGAGGCAGATTACGACACGATGTTCGACATCAATTCAAAAGTCGCTTACTTCTTTATTCAGGAAGCCGGAAAACATTTGAACGAGAATGGAAAAATAAACACCATTGTAACCTCATTATTAGCGGCTTACACCGGTTTATATTCCACTTATGCAGGTGCAAAAGCGCCAGTTGAGCATTTCACGAGAATGGCTTCAAAAGAATTCGGAGAAAAAGGAATCTCAGTTTCCGCAGTTGCTCCGGGACCGATGGATACGCCATTTTTCTACGGACAGGAAGCTCCAGAAGCAGTTGCTTATCACAAATCAGCATCAGCTTTGGGCGGATTGACGGACATTAAAGACATCGCTCCTTTAGTAGAGTTTTTGGTAACCGACGGATGGTGGATTACAGGGCAAACCATCTTTGCAAACGGCGGTTATACCACGAGATAA
- a CDS encoding thiolase family protein gives MRQAYIIKGFRTAVGKAPKGSLRFTRPDVMAATVIEKLMAAVPQLDKDRIDDLIVGNAMPEAEQGLNVARLISLMGLQTDKVPGVTVNRYCASGSEAIAIASAKIQAGMADCIIAGGTESMSYIPMGGYKPVPETEIAKSNPDYYWGMGYTAEEVAKQFNISREEQDQFAFESHQKALKANQEGKFANQIVSIPVEYNFLDENQKMQTKKFDFSVDEGPRLDTSLEGLAKLKPVFANGGSVTAGNSSQMSDGAAFVIVMSEEMVKELGLEPEARLVAYAAAGLEPRIMGMGPVYAIPKALKQAGLELKDIELIELNEAFASQSVAIKKELNLNPDILNVNGGAIALGHPLGCTGTKLTVQLLDEMRKRGNKYGMVSMCVGTGQGAASIFELL, from the coding sequence ATGAGACAAGCATATATAATCAAGGGATTCCGTACAGCGGTCGGAAAAGCGCCAAAAGGCTCACTCCGATTCACACGTCCCGACGTAATGGCAGCAACAGTTATCGAGAAACTGATGGCAGCCGTTCCACAACTAGATAAAGACAGAATCGATGATTTAATCGTTGGTAACGCAATGCCGGAAGCTGAACAAGGCTTAAATGTAGCACGTTTAATCTCTTTGATGGGATTACAAACCGACAAAGTTCCTGGTGTTACCGTGAACAGATATTGCGCATCAGGTTCTGAGGCAATTGCGATCGCTTCGGCGAAAATTCAAGCAGGAATGGCGGATTGTATCATCGCAGGTGGTACAGAATCAATGTCTTATATTCCAATGGGTGGTTATAAACCCGTTCCTGAAACTGAAATTGCAAAATCAAATCCCGATTATTATTGGGGAATGGGTTACACGGCAGAAGAAGTTGCAAAACAATTCAACATTTCCCGTGAAGAGCAGGACCAATTTGCTTTTGAATCGCATCAAAAAGCTTTGAAAGCCAATCAGGAAGGTAAATTTGCCAATCAAATCGTATCCATTCCTGTTGAATATAATTTTTTGGATGAAAACCAAAAAATGCAGACTAAGAAATTCGATTTTTCAGTAGATGAAGGTCCGAGATTAGACACTTCTTTGGAAGGTTTGGCTAAACTAAAACCAGTATTTGCCAACGGAGGAAGCGTAACCGCAGGAAACTCTTCTCAAATGAGCGACGGAGCAGCTTTCGTGATCGTAATGTCTGAAGAAATGGTGAAAGAATTAGGACTGGAACCTGAAGCGAGATTGGTTGCGTACGCAGCTGCAGGTTTGGAGCCGAGAATTATGGGGATGGGTCCTGTTTATGCCATTCCGAAAGCGCTGAAGCAGGCTGGTTTAGAATTGAAAGATATTGAATTGATTGAATTAAATGAAGCTTTTGCTTCTCAATCGGTTGCGATTAAAAAGGAATTGAATTTAAATCCTGATATTTTAAATGTTAATGGTGGCGCAATCGCTCTCGGTCATCCACTTGGTTGCACAGGAACAAAATTGACGGTTCAGCTTCTCGACGAAATGAGAAAACGCGGAAATAAATACGGAATGGTTTCTATGTGCGTGGGAACGGGGCAAGGTGCGGCGAGTATTTTTGAGTTGCTGTAA
- a CDS encoding helix-turn-helix domain-containing protein: MEKKIRAKEIAEKYFSFLDDHIGKVTRGEVQDFLELKEIASRLAISHQHLSDTIQKEFGHHPCHFYDLKIIEKAKEMLLNNEISIAEAARKLTYDPSNFSKFFKKWTGETPGSFRKQNT; this comes from the coding sequence ATGGAAAAAAAGATCAGAGCAAAAGAAATTGCAGAAAAATATTTCAGTTTTCTTGATGATCATATTGGAAAAGTGACGCGTGGCGAGGTACAGGATTTTTTAGAACTTAAAGAGATTGCTTCCCGGCTTGCGATTTCGCACCAGCATTTAAGTGATACCATCCAAAAAGAATTTGGTCATCATCCCTGTCATTTTTATGATCTTAAAATCATTGAAAAAGCTAAAGAAATGCTTTTGAATAATGAAATTTCTATTGCCGAAGCAGCCCGTAAACTGACCTATGATCCCTCGAATTTTTCAAAATTCTTTAAAAAATGGACAGGCGAAACACCCGGAAGTTTCAGAAAACAAAATACCTGA
- a CDS encoding YceI family protein — protein MKKLSVIALVAVGLISASCNKDKTADTAKTGTEQNVAEGKGEALKADVAASKVNWKAFHKGGFAPRWGTLSIQSGELNVDGGQLTAGNFVIDMASLKVDPASVTEKDKKPADLEGHLKNPDFFDVTKFPTADFKITGVADLATAPADAVAGANKTVSGNLTLLGKTVNVSFPAKVDVAEGTAAVQAKFTVNRADWGIKFGTDETDPAEWMISKDIEISVDVKAAK, from the coding sequence ATGAAAAAACTAAGCGTAATCGCATTGGTAGCTGTAGGTTTGATCTCAGCATCTTGTAACAAAGACAAAACTGCAGACACTGCAAAAACGGGAACTGAGCAAAATGTTGCAGAAGGGAAAGGTGAAGCTTTGAAAGCTGACGTTGCTGCATCAAAAGTTAACTGGAAGGCTTTCCACAAGGGAGGTTTTGCTCCAAGATGGGGAACACTTTCTATTCAGTCTGGTGAGTTAAATGTAGATGGCGGACAGCTTACTGCAGGTAACTTTGTAATCGATATGGCTTCTTTGAAAGTTGATCCGGCCTCAGTAACTGAAAAAGACAAAAAACCTGCTGATCTTGAAGGTCACTTGAAAAACCCTGATTTCTTCGACGTTACAAAATTCCCGACTGCGGATTTCAAAATCACAGGCGTTGCAGATCTTGCAACTGCACCGGCTGATGCTGTAGCGGGAGCTAACAAAACTGTAAGCGGAAACCTAACTTTATTGGGTAAAACGGTAAACGTATCTTTCCCTGCTAAAGTAGATGTAGCTGAAGGTACAGCGGCTGTTCAGGCTAAATTTACGGTAAACAGAGCAGACTGGGGAATCAAATTCGGTACAGACGAAACAGATCCTGCGGAATGGATGATCAGCAAAGACATCGAAATTTCTGTAGATGTAAAAGCTGCTAAATAA